A region from the Rhodamnia argentea isolate NSW1041297 chromosome 7, ASM2092103v1, whole genome shotgun sequence genome encodes:
- the LOC115749727 gene encoding equilibrative nucleotide transporter 1: MGVPGTDTESSLLLPSAGGASAVPSRKAPDDTFHFAYVIFFTVGLGFLLPWNAFITAVDYFTYLYPDASVDRVFAVVYMLVALASLLVVIFYSRKSDAAVRINLGLALFIVALLVVPVMDVTYIKGRVGLYDGFYVTVAAIGLCGLADALVQGGIIGSAGEMPERYMQAVVAGTAASGVLISLLRVITKAAYTQDDSGLRRSANLYFAVGIVIMVVCLVFYNVAHRLPVVKYYKELKMQAMIEEKEEKGSLIESACSSTLWDTVGRIKWYGLGIILIYIVTLAIFPGYITEDVHSELLKDWYAIILITGYNVFDLVGKSLTAFYLLENAKIVIWCCVGRLVFFPLFYGCLHGPEFLRTEIPVTILTCLLGLTNGYLTSVLMILAPKVVQLQHAETAGIVVVLFLVIGLAIGSVVAWFWVI; this comes from the exons GCACGGACACGGAGTCTTCACTCCTCCTCCCCAGCGCCGGCGGCGCGTCCGCCGTCCCGTCGCGGAAGGCTCCCGACGACACATTCCACTTCGCCtacgtcatcttcttcaccgtCGGCCTAGGGTTCCTCCTCCCGTGGAACGCCTTCATCACCGCCGTCGACTACTTCACCTACCTCTACCCCGACGCCAGCGTCGACCGCGTCTTCGCCGTCGTCTACATGCTCGTCGCTTTGGCCTCCCTCCTCGTCGTCATCTTCTACTCCCGCAAGTCCGACGCCGCTGTGAGGATCAACCTGGGGCTCGCGCTCTTCATCGTGGCTCTGCTGGTGGTCCCTGTAATGGACGTCACGTACATCAAGGGTCGGGTCGGGCTGTACGACGGCTTCTACGTCACGGTCGCCGCAATCGGGTTGTGCGGCCTGGCGGACGCGCTCGTCCAGGGCGGAATCATTGGCTCCGCCGGCGAGATGCCGGAGAGATACATGCAGGCGGTCGTCGCCGGCACTGCAGCTTCTG GGGTCCTGATTTCCCTCCTAAGGGTTATTACAAAAGCTGCGTACACCCAAGATGATAGTGGTTTGAGAAGAAGTGCAAACCTCTACTTTGCTGTTGGCATTGTGATCATGGTTGTGTGTCTCGTCTTTTACAATGTCGCACATAGGCTTCCTGTCGTGAAGTACTACAAGGAATTGAAGATGCAAGCCATGAtcgaggagaaagaagaaaagggctCCTTAATTGAATCTGCTTGCAGTTCAACTCTATGGGACACTGTTGGGAGAATCAAGTGGTATGGATTAGGGATTATTCTCATTTACATTGTGACTTTGGCAATTTTCCCAGGATATATCACCGAGGACGTGCACTCTGAACTATTAAAGGACTGGTATGCTATAATTCTAATCACGGGCTACAATGTGTTCGACCTTGTTGGGAAATCCTTGACAGCATTCTATCTTCTTGAGAATGCAAAGATTGTGATCTGGTGTTGCGTGGGGAGACTGGTGTTCTTCCCACTCTTCTATGGCTGTTTGCACGGACCTGAGTTCCTCAGGACGGAGATTCCTGTTACTATATTGACTTGCCTGTTGGGGCTAACCAACGGGTACTTGACAAGTGTGTTGATGATTTTGGCTCCCAAAGTTGTGCAACTACAGCATGCAGAAACAGCAGGAATTGTGGTTGTTTTGTTCTTGGTTATTGGCCTGGCTATAGGTTCAGTTGTTGCTTGGTTTTGGGTCATTTAA